A single genomic interval of Methylocystis sp. IM3 harbors:
- a CDS encoding ABC transporter permease: MGTLDLDQVVSRYIQQDESALQLRGAKRRPGHSEDSTTSVLGLVSEAAASIRQREQQATNAVARAHNAAKAVKQQLQSAEARAERAEAVLREAENELTELTAKVAQAHKDIELLHSYLAAKEAEITSTENRAVSAERRGTDAEATIQRIVEAIRREFPAKSGHAPERSRGS; encoded by the coding sequence GAGTCGGCTCTCCAGTTGCGAGGGGCGAAGCGCCGACCAGGCCACAGCGAGGACTCAACGACCTCGGTGCTGGGGCTCGTTTCCGAGGCTGCGGCTTCGATCAGGCAACGAGAGCAACAGGCGACAAACGCTGTGGCGCGCGCCCATAATGCGGCGAAGGCGGTGAAGCAGCAGTTGCAGAGCGCCGAAGCCCGGGCCGAGCGCGCGGAGGCAGTTCTGCGGGAAGCGGAAAACGAGCTCACGGAACTGACCGCGAAAGTGGCGCAGGCCCATAAGGACATCGAGCTCCTGCATTCGTATCTCGCGGCGAAGGAGGCCGAAATCACGTCGACCGAGAATCGCGCCGTGAGCGCGGAGCGACGTGGGACGGACGCCGAGGCGACCATCCAGAGAATCGTCGAGGCGATACGACGTGAGTTTCCTGCCAAGAGCGGTCATGCCCCCGAGCGGAGCCGGGGTTCCTGA
- a CDS encoding family 1 glycosylhydrolase produces the protein MAAPDSFLWAVGVEDTFITAPHPRTGRTLDEYELTGHYERWRADLALMAQLGVPCARYGVPWHRIQPAPNVWAWGFVDAALERMLALKIDPIVDLVHYGLPPWIERAFLNPDYPYYVAEYAARIAERFRGRVKWFTPLNEPRITAWYCGRLGWWPPYERSWRGFVALMLAICQGIVETVRALKQVDPDIVPFHVDATDVFDTDDPALAAETRRRQDIVFLALDLISGRVDRRHALWSWLVSEGAEEEVLQSFLHQPLDLPIIGVNLYPIFTSKRLLRDASGRLRIRMPHASGALVDKVGRMYFERYGAPLMISETADKGAPARRLDWLRQSVAAVRRLRADGVPMVGYTWWPMFALVTWAYRQGQRRLHDHLLQMGLWDLDPDPDGELARIETPLVGAYRNLVRGGAAPVGALAASAARGPMRAG, from the coding sequence TTGGCCGCGCCTGACTCCTTTTTGTGGGCAGTCGGCGTCGAGGATACGTTCATCACCGCGCCGCATCCGCGAACCGGGCGCACGCTCGACGAATATGAGCTGACGGGACACTACGAACGCTGGCGCGCGGATCTGGCGCTCATGGCGCAATTGGGCGTTCCCTGTGCGCGCTATGGCGTTCCCTGGCACCGGATCCAGCCTGCGCCCAACGTCTGGGCGTGGGGCTTTGTCGACGCCGCTCTGGAGCGAATGCTCGCCCTGAAGATCGACCCGATCGTCGATCTCGTGCATTACGGCCTGCCGCCGTGGATCGAACGCGCCTTTCTCAATCCGGACTATCCCTATTACGTCGCCGAATATGCGGCGCGCATTGCCGAGCGTTTTCGCGGGCGGGTGAAATGGTTCACGCCGCTCAACGAACCGCGAATCACCGCATGGTATTGCGGGCGTCTCGGCTGGTGGCCGCCCTACGAAAGGAGCTGGCGCGGCTTCGTCGCGCTCATGCTCGCGATCTGCCAGGGCATCGTCGAAACAGTGCGCGCGTTGAAGCAGGTCGATCCCGACATCGTTCCCTTTCATGTCGACGCCACCGATGTCTTCGATACGGACGATCCGGCTCTTGCGGCGGAGACGCGGCGGCGGCAGGACATCGTCTTTCTCGCGCTGGATCTGATCAGCGGCCGGGTCGACCGGCGCCATGCGCTTTGGAGCTGGCTCGTCAGCGAGGGCGCCGAGGAGGAAGTTCTCCAAAGCTTCCTGCATCAGCCGCTCGATCTGCCGATCATCGGCGTCAATCTCTATCCGATCTTTACGAGCAAGCGCCTTCTGCGCGACGCATCTGGACGCCTGCGAATCCGAATGCCGCACGCCTCGGGCGCGCTCGTCGACAAGGTCGGGCGCATGTATTTCGAACGCTACGGCGCGCCGCTGATGATTTCGGAGACGGCCGACAAGGGCGCGCCCGCGCGGCGGCTGGATTGGCTGCGCCAGTCGGTCGCCGCCGTGAGACGGTTGCGCGCCGACGGCGTTCCCATGGTTGGCTATACGTGGTGGCCGATGTTCGCGCTCGTGACCTGGGCCTACCGCCAGGGCCAACGGCGGCTGCACGATCATCTTCTGCAGATGGGTTTGTGGGATCTCGATCCCGATCCTGACGGCGAGCTGGCGCGCATCGAGACGCCGCTGGTCGGCGCCTATCGCAACCTCGTGCGTGGGGGCGCGGCGCCCGTCGGCGCGCTGGCTGCAAGCGCCGCCCGCGGCCCGATGCGCGCCGGTTAG
- a CDS encoding glycoside hydrolase, which yields MFRSFFFAGFEGSTGYNRHGEWFDQVAATGHDRTLEQDYRDIARLGLHAARETIRWPLVDTAGRHDFSTVKPFIEAAKRHRVDVIWDLFHYGFPTDVDLWSNLFPRRFADYCYSVARFVMSRSEGPYLFTPVNEPSFMAYAAGEKGLFAPHATGRGWELKVALARAAIAGVDAIRAACPEARIVNVDPLCRVAAPRDRPDLEEQARDFNERLVFQSWDMLCGRLLPELGGSPKHLDVVGINYYWTNQWELDGPPDSKGVIPPLADDDTRRAPLAELVRAVCKRYGREVMITETSHIGHNRGPWLREVAAMAETLLSDGEPLRGVCLYPILGMPEWHDRDVWTPMGLWDPLCHRDPTAGRLVCTPMLDALRSAEKVEALHRRMTSPMKDASPVRPGERPHQESRIATIPRSALRKASRLR from the coding sequence ATGTTTCGCAGTTTCTTTTTCGCGGGCTTCGAGGGGTCGACCGGGTACAACCGCCATGGAGAGTGGTTCGACCAGGTCGCGGCGACGGGCCACGACAGGACGCTCGAACAGGACTATCGGGATATTGCGCGGCTCGGTCTCCACGCCGCGCGCGAAACCATACGATGGCCGCTCGTCGACACGGCTGGGAGGCATGATTTTTCAACGGTGAAGCCGTTCATAGAGGCCGCGAAACGCCACCGCGTCGATGTGATCTGGGATCTCTTCCACTACGGCTTTCCGACGGATGTGGACCTGTGGTCGAACCTCTTTCCGCGCCGCTTCGCGGATTACTGCTATTCCGTCGCGCGCTTCGTCATGTCCCGCTCGGAGGGGCCCTATCTCTTCACGCCTGTGAACGAACCGTCCTTCATGGCTTACGCCGCAGGGGAGAAGGGGCTTTTCGCGCCCCATGCGACCGGGCGCGGCTGGGAGCTGAAGGTGGCGCTCGCGCGCGCGGCGATCGCCGGCGTCGACGCCATCCGCGCCGCCTGCCCCGAGGCCCGCATCGTCAACGTCGATCCCCTGTGCCGCGTCGCCGCGCCTCGCGACAGGCCTGACCTCGAGGAGCAAGCACGGGACTTCAACGAGCGGCTGGTCTTTCAGTCGTGGGATATGCTCTGCGGCCGCCTGCTTCCGGAACTCGGCGGCAGCCCCAAGCATCTCGACGTGGTCGGGATCAATTACTACTGGACCAATCAATGGGAGCTGGACGGCCCCCCTGACTCGAAGGGCGTCATCCCGCCGCTCGCCGACGATGATACGCGCCGCGCGCCGCTCGCGGAGCTCGTGCGCGCGGTCTGCAAACGCTACGGCCGCGAGGTGATGATCACGGAAACAAGCCACATCGGCCACAACCGCGGGCCGTGGCTGCGCGAGGTGGCCGCGATGGCGGAGACCTTGCTCAGCGACGGCGAACCGCTGCGGGGCGTCTGCCTCTATCCGATCCTCGGCATGCCGGAATGGCACGACCGGGACGTGTGGACTCCGATGGGCCTGTGGGACCCTCTCTGTCACCGGGATCCTACCGCGGGTCGTCTCGTCTGCACGCCGATGCTCGACGCGCTGCGTTCGGCCGAAAAAGTCGAGGCGCTCCACCGCCGGATGACGTCACCGATGAAGGACGCGTCGCCGGTCCGCCCCGGCGAAAGGCCGCATCAGGAGAGCCGGATCGCGACCATTCCCCGCAGCGCGCTGCGCAAAGCTTCTCGGCTTCGCTAG